Proteins encoded by one window of Nicotiana tabacum cultivar K326 chromosome 10, ASM71507v2, whole genome shotgun sequence:
- the LOC107805879 gene encoding leucine-rich repeat receptor-like protein kinase PXC1, with protein MNRFSSSSSYAILLLTLLIYTTMTATTAAVNDNDTAALLLFRSQTDIHGTLLHNWTLPTNSTTACTAAWLGIKCINNRVSAVILPSFNLRGPITALSTLPFLRLLDLRNNRLNGTLTPITQCINLKLIYLSGNDFSGEIPPEISSLHRLLRLDISNNNLEGPIPNQISNLTRLLTLRLQNNELSGTIPRFLNSLQNLKELNFSNNELFGSVPKSLYNRFGENSFAGNEGLCGIGNLPQCSYIGETESPQTVPSNPTSLPSISTEEPAKKSRKGLSKGGVVAIVMVNVVALLIVVSFVVAYYCGKYSRESYSMSGGSECGKRRSSYSSEKRVYANNNNNGGDSDGTTATDKSKLVFFDRRKQFELEELLRASAEMLGKGCLGTVYKAILDDGCTVAVKRLKDANPCARKEFEQYMDVIGKLKHPNMVKLRAYYYAKEEKLLVYDYLPNGSLHSLLHGNRGPGRIPLDWTTRISLVLGAARGLAHIHEEYADSRIPHGNVKSSNVLLDKNGVACISDFGLSLLLNPVHAIARLGGYKAPEQAEIKRLSQKSDVYSFGVLLLEVLTGKAPSEYPSPTRPRVEEEEMAVDLPKWVRSVVRDEWTAEVFDQELLRYKNIEEELVSMLHVAMACVVPQPEKRPTMVEVVKLIEEIRVEQSPLGEDYDESRNSLSPSLATTEDGLPGY; from the exons atgaaccgtttttcctcctcctcctcctacgCCATTCTCCTCCTTACACTTCTCATCTACACCACAATGACCGCCACTACCGCCGCCGTCAACGACAACGACACCGCCGCGCTCCTCCTCTTCCGTTCCCAAACTGACATCCACGGCACACTCCTTCACAATTGGACTCTTCCAACTAACTCCACCACCGCATGCACCGCCGCATGGCTCGGTATAAAATGCATAAACAACCGTGTCTCCGCCGTGATCCTCCCTTCCTTCAACCTCCGCGGACCCATCACCGCCCTCTCTACCCTACCCTTCCTCCGCCTTCTTGACCTCCGTAATAACCGCCTTAACGGTACTCTCACACCCATTACCCAATGTATCAACCTCAAGCTCATTTACCTCTCCGGCAATGACTTTTCCGGCGAAATTCCGCCGGAAATTTCCTCCCTCCACCGTCTCCTCCGCCTTGACATTTCAAACAACAATCTTGAAGGTCCAATCCCAAACCAAATATCAAATCTCACCCGTTTACTCACACTTCGTTTACAAAACAACGAACTTTCCGGAACCATTCCAAGATTCTTGAATTCACTTCAAAATCTTAAAGAATTAAACTTTTCGAATAATGAGCTTTTTGGGTCTGTTCCAAAGAGTTTATACAACCGTTTTGGCGAAAATAGTTTTGCTGGAAATGAAGGTTTATGTGGAATTGGCAATTTACCTCAGTGTTCATACATAGGTGAAACAGAATCACCACAAACAGTTCCTTCAAATCCAACTTCATTACCTTCAATTTCAACTGAAGAACCGGCGAAAAAATCGCGAAAAGGGTTAAGTAAAGGAGGGGTAGTAGCAATAGTAATGGTGAATGTAGTAGCATTGTTAATTGTAGTGTCATTTGTAGTAGCCTATTATTGTGGGAAATATTCAAGGGAAAGTTATTCAATGTCAGGAGGAAGTGAATGTGGGAAAAGAAGGAGTAGTTATTCAAGTGAAAAAAGAGTATatgctaataataataataatggtgGAGATAGTGATGGAACAACAGCTACTGATAAGAGTAAGCTTGTGTTTTTTGATAGGAGGAAACAGTTTGAACTTGAGGAATTGTTAAGAGCATCAGCTGAAATGCTAGGGAAAGGTTGTTTAGGAACTGTTTATAAAGCAATTCTTGATGATGGTTGTACTGTTGCTGTAAAAAGATTGAAAGATGCAAATCCATGTGCAAGAAAGGAGTTTGAGCAATATATGGATGTTATTGGGAAGCTTAAACATCCTAATATGGTGAAACTGAGAGCTTATTATTATGCCAAGGAAGAGAAATTGCTTGTCTATGATTATTTGCCTAATGGGAGTTTGCACTCACTTCTTCATG GGAACAGAGGACCAGGGAGAATTCCATTGGATTGGACAACAAGAATAAGTTTGGTATTAGGGGCAGCTAGAGGGCTAGCTCATATTCATGAAGAATATGCAGATTCAAGAATTCCACATGGAAATGTGAAATCATCCAATGTGTTGCTTGACAAAAATGGAGTGGCTTGTATTTCTGATTTTGGGTTGTCATTGCTATTGAATCCTGTTCATGCAATAGCTAGATTGGGAGGATACAAAGCACCTGAACAAGCTGAAATCAAGAGGCTATCTCAAAAGTCTGATGTTTATAGCTTTGGTGTTTTGTTATTAGAAGTGCTCACTGGTAAAGCTCCCTCAGAGTACCCTTCACCGACTAGGCCACGCGTTGAGGAGGAAGAAATGGCTGTCGATTTGCCTAAATGGGTTCGATCAGTTGTCAGGGATGAATGGACTGCTGAAGTGTTTGATCAAGAATTGTTAAGGTACAAGAACATTGAGGAGGAATTGGTGTCAATGTTACATGTAGCTATGGCTTGTGTTGTGCCACAACCCGAAAAAAGGCCTACAATGGTTGAAGTGGTTAAGTTGATTGAGGAGATCAGAGTTGAACAATCTCCATTAGGTGAAGATTATGATGAATCGCGCAATTCTTTATCGCCTTCCCTTGCCACAACTGAAGATGGACTGCCTGGTTACTAA